Proteins co-encoded in one Arachis hypogaea cultivar Tifrunner chromosome 11, arahy.Tifrunner.gnm2.J5K5, whole genome shotgun sequence genomic window:
- the LOC112723212 gene encoding pathogenesis-related protein 2 has product MAVFTFEDEITSTLPPAKLYNAMKDADSLTPKIIDDVKSVEIVEGNGGPGTIKKLTIVEDGETKFILHKVEAIDEANYAYNYSVVGGVALPPTAEKITFETKLVEGPNGGSIGKLSVKFHSKGDAKPEEEDMKKGKAKGEALFKAIEGYVLANPAQY; this is encoded by the exons ATGGCCGTCTTCACATTCGAGGATGAAATCACCTCCACCCTGCCCCCTGCCAAGCTTTACAATGCTATGAAGGATGCTGACTCCCTCACCCCTAAGATTATTGATGACGTCAAGAGTGTTGAAATCGTCGAGGGAAACGGTGGTCCTGGAACCATCAAGAAACTCACCATTGTCGAGG ATGGAGAAACCAAGTTTATCTTGCACAAAGTGGAGGCAATAGATGAGGCCAACTATGCATACAACTACAGCGTGGTTGGAGGAGTGGCGCTGCCTCCCACGGCGGAGAAGATAACATTTGAGACAAAGCTGGTTGAAGGACCCAACGGAGGATCCATCGGGAAGCTGAGTGTGAAGTTCCACTCGAAAGGAGATGCAAAGCCAGAGGAGGAAGACATGAAGAAGGGTAAGGCCAAGGGTGAAGCTCTCTTCAAGGCTATTGAGGGTTACGTTTTGGCCAACCCTGCTCAATATTAG